From Triticum aestivum cultivar Chinese Spring chromosome 4A, IWGSC CS RefSeq v2.1, whole genome shotgun sequence, a single genomic window includes:
- the LOC123087262 gene encoding protein saal1 — MAAGDTGAPAAGGAGKDGEPESPRGPDPDHHAPVSPGASEEEEGASGAVEAGQDDDAPDPEDEPEEGGDATEDDMDEEEEEGDEDEEDAPTHLPFAPAEEESLEETTTVDPSYTISLIRQLIPNGSSVEKEFSDKQGLPEERSVGRKDQLEECGCILWDLAASEPQAELMINNLVIEVLLENLRTANSSRVKEICLGIMGNLACHESVVAAISLKKGLIATVVEQLFLDDVKCLSETFRLLAAILRSSAFVSWAEALLPDEILSRILRIVGKTDNSTLLEKIIDFLSTVIDNRDVIAMLIQPLLKLGLVDRVIGLLTTELERSPDEKLDRSGSLDLVLHFMEELSVIHCVSKAMTSNDRLIKVLVNMIKSPDKVEVASYCASVVIVISNILTDGKHLVPMISRDLPFLEGLLEVLPEVPDDDQARYALWSILSRVLAQVQGTELNSLSLDRFASLFSGKFGLIKDDLESQVVDEEKLTPEDALLKGWISRCLMAISFFMERWIEEKSSQGNKDAIDNAREVLSYCQKALR, encoded by the exons ATGGCGGCCGGCGACACGGGCGCGCCCGCGGCGGGCGGAGCGGGGAAGGACGGCGAGCCCGAGTCGCCGCGGGGGCCGGACCCCGATCACCACGCTCCGGTGTCGCCGGGCGCTTCCGAAGAGGAAGAGGGCGCCAGCGGCGCGGTCGAGGCGGGGCAGGACGACGACGCGCCCGACCCGGAGGACGAGCCGGAGGAGGGCGGCGACGCCACGGAGGACGatatggacgaggaggaggaggagggggacgaggacgaggaggacgcCCCGACGCACCTGCCGTTCGCGCCCGCGGAGGAAGAG TCACTTGAGGAGACAACTACAGTTGATCCAAGCTATACCATCTCTCTTATAAGGCAACTAATACCTAATGGATCCAGTGTGGAGAAAGAGTTCAG TGACAAGCAGGGTCTTCCAGAAGAAAGGAGTGTCGGTCGTAAGGATCAGTTGGAAGAGTGTGGTTGTATTCTGTGGGATCTTGCGGCTAGTGAACCTCAAGCAGAACTTATG ATTAATAACCTTGTGATTGAAGTGCTTTTGGAAAACCTTCGTACGGCAAATTCTTCTAGGGTGAAG GAAATTTGTCTTGGAATCATGGGAAACTTAGCCTGTCATGAATCTGTAGTTGCTGCAATCTCTTTGAAAAAAGGTTTAATTGCAACTGTCGTGGAGCAATTGTTTCTAGATGATGTCAAATGCCTTTCTGAAACATTCAG GTTGTTGGCTGCCATTCTTCGGTCCAGTGCATTTGTTTCTTGGGCTGAAGCTCTTTTACCTGATGAGATTCTTTCACGTATTCTACGGATAGTTGGGAAGACAGATAATTCTACATTACTTGAAAAG ATCATTGACTTCCTATCAACTGTCATTGATAATCGAGATGTGATTGCTATGCTTATCCAGCCCTTGCTTAAACTGGGTTTAGTTGACCGTGTTATTGGGTTACTAACAACTGAGCTTGAAAGATCACCGGATGAGAAGCTAGACAG ATCGGGTTCTCTTGATTTGGTCCTTCACTTCATGGAGGAATTATCAGTCATACACTGTGTTTCAAAGGCAATGACATCGAATGACCGGCTGATTAAAGTGCTAGTTAACATGATCAAGTCGCCAGATAAAGTTGAG GTTGCAAGCTATTGCGCTTCGGTGGTGATCGTAATATCAAATATTTTGACAGATGGAAAgcatttggtgcctatgatatcCCGTG ATTTACCGTTCCTGGAGGGCCTACTTGAAGTTCTTCCAGAGGTCCCTGATGATGACCAAGCTCGATATGCACTTTGGAGTATCTTATCGCGTGTTCTGGCACAAGTGCAAGGAACTGAGTTGAACTCCTTGTCCCTCGACCGGTTTGCGTCTCTGTTCTCAGGCAAGTTCGGCCTCATCAAAGATGACCTCGAGAGTCAGGTGGTTGATGAAGAGAAGTTAACACCTGAGGATGCTCTCCTGAAGGGATGGATATCGAGATGT CTCATGGCAATCTCCTTCTTCATGGAGAGATGGATCGAGGAGAAGTCCTCCCAGGGCAACAAAGACGCCATCGACAATGCTCGGGAGGTGCTGAGCTACTGCCAGAAGGCGCTCCGCTAA
- the LOC123087264 gene encoding uncharacterized protein, which produces MEGRPRGGGRTAMDYSLAALKLFASQLAGSTTAPSSEGSSPAQMLFGIRFQRAWIQGVVVRADYSVGDGRLFVDDGSCVTELMLRPEDAKGQPWRPGMYVLIIGAYIAPQSTESLPMVKVHKIVDLSGHPDREAMWYMEVAEAYNFFYKADASGAGSPP; this is translated from the exons ATGGAGGGACGcccccgcggcggcggccggaccgCCATGGACTACTCGCTGGCGGCGCTGAAGCTGTTCGCCTCGCAGCTGGCGGGATCCACGACCGCCCCCTCCTCGGAGGGCTCCTCCCCGGCGCAGATGCTCTTCGGCATCCGCTTCCAGCGCGCCTGGATCCAG GGCGTGGTGGTGCGCGCGGACTACAGCGTCGGCGACGGGAGGCTGTTCGTGGATGACGGCTCCTGCGTCACCGAGCTCATGCTCCGGCCCGAGGATGCCAAGGGCCAGCCCTGGCGCCCAG GGATGTATGTGCTGATTATTGGGGCATATATTGCTCCCCAGTCTACTGAAAGTCTGCCAATGGTCAAG GTGCACAAGATAGTGGATCTCTCTGGGCACCCGGACCGTGAAGCGATGTGGTACATGGAAGTGGCCGAGGCATACAACTTCTTCTACAAGGCTGACGCCTCCGGTGCCGGCTCACCGCCATGA
- the LOC123087263 gene encoding probable aquaporin PIP2-7: protein MPQTTIAAKEVEKVVTADEETTDIVVHRVPYGDPPAVRALDTSELGTWSLYRALIGEFTASLILLYVSIATVIGYRNQSSAADERCTGVGYLGVAWSFGATVSVLVYSTSGVSGGHINPAVTFALFMAGKVTLVRAVLYVAAQCLGAVVGVGVVKGIMKHPYDDLGGGANAVAGGYSLGAALGAETLGTFVLAYAVFSATDPKRTARDAFVPLVAALPIGMAVFVVHLATIPITGTGINPARSLGAAVLYNQHETWKQHWIFWVGPFTGAAMAAFYHKIVLRDGAVVKESLAAMGSFKRNSSTA from the exons ATGCCGCAGACGACCAtagcggccaaggaggtggagaagGTGGTCACCGCCGACGAAGAGACAACAGATATCGTCGTCCATAGGGTGCCGTACGGGGACCCGCCAGCGGTCCGGGCGCTGGACACGAGCGAGCTTGGCACGTGGTCCCTGTACCGCGCCCTCATCGGCGAGTTCACGGCCTCCCTCATCCTCCTCTACGTGAGCATCGCCACCGTCATCGGGTACAGGAACCAGTCCTCCGCCGCCGACGAGCGGTGCACCGGCGTCGGCTACCTCGGCGTCGCCTGGTCCTTCGGCGCCACCGTCTCCGTCCTCGTCTACTCCACCAGCGGCGTCTCAG GTGGGCACATAAACCCGGCGGTGACGTTCGCGCTCTTCATGGCCGGGAAGGTGACGCTGGTGCGCGCGGTGCTGTACGTGGCGGCGCAGTGCCTCGGCGCCGTCGTTGGCGTGGGCGTCGTCAAGGGGATCATGAAGCACCCCTACGACGACCTGGGGGGCGGCGCCAACGCGGTGGCCGGGGGGTACTCGCTCGGGGCGGCCCTTGGCGCGGAGACCTTGGGCACCTTCGTCCTCGCCTACGCCGTCTTCTCCGCCACCGACCCCAAGCGCACCGCCCGCGACGCCTTCGTCCCC CTGGTGGCGGCGCTCCCGATCGGCATGGCGGTGTTCGTGGTGCACCTGGCCACCATCCCGATCACCGGCACGGGCATCAACCCGGCGAGGAGCCTGGGCGCCGCCGTGCTGTACAACCAGCACGAAACCTGGAAGCAACAC TGGATCTTCTGGGTCGGGCCTTTCACCGGCGCGGCCATGGCGGCGTTCTACCACAAGATCGTGCTGCGCGACGGGGCTGTGGTGAAGGAGTCGCTGGCGGCGATGGGCTCCTTCAAGAGGAACAGCTCCACCGCTTGA
- the LOC123087265 gene encoding uncharacterized protein yields MEGRPRGGGGRTAMDYSLAALKLLASQLAGSTTAPSSEGSSPAQMLFGIRFQRAWIQDGNGGVIVRVDYSTGDNGSLFVDDGSCVTEFMLRSEDAKGQPWRPGMYVLIIGAYIAPESTENLPAVKVHKIVDLSTQPDREAMWYMEVAEAYNLFYEADASGVGSPS; encoded by the exons ATGGAGGGGCgcccccgcggcggcggcggccggacggcGATGGACTACTCGCTGGCGGCGCTGAAGCTGTTGGCCTCGCAGCTGGCGGGCTCCACCACGGCCCCCTCCTCCGAGGGCTCCTCCCCGGCGCAGATGCTCTTCGGCATCCGCTTCCAGCGCGCCTGGATtcaagatggcaatggg GGCGTGATCGTGCGCGTGGACTACAGCACCGGCGACAACGGGAGCCTGTTCGTGGATGACGGCTCCTGCGTCACCGAGTTCATGCTCCGGTCCGAGGATGCCAAGGGCCAGCCCTGGCGCCCAG GGATGTATGTGCTGATTATTGGGGCATATATTGCGCCAGAGTCTACCGAAAATCTGCCAGCGGTCAAG GTGCACAAGATAGTGGATCTCTCGACGCAGCCGGACCGTGAAGCGATGTGGTACATGGAAGTCGCCGAGGCTTACAACTTGTTCTACGAGGCTGATGCCTCTGGTGTCGGCTCACCGTCATGA